The Meles meles chromosome 12, mMelMel3.1 paternal haplotype, whole genome shotgun sequence genomic sequence TGCAGTTTCGTCCTCGTTGGGAGACACAGATGGGACAAGTAGGCATGTGTGGAGTAAAGCAATTCATGAATACGCAGTCATGAAATGGAAAATCAGAATGAAATAAGTACAACTATAACTAGCTTGgtctattaatatttaaatattaatgccTACTTTTCTCTGAGAAACGTTACTGAGTATTTATTTACTGATGAGAAGCAATGATCGATTGGGAAGAAGAACGTATTTGTGAGCCGCATTTAAACAAGGTTTGAATGATACATGGTTTTCTCGAATCAAAGCAACAGTCAACCAATTAAAATAAGTTCTCCATCTAAATGCGTCTTCAAACTTAAGGTCTGCttgaaaaaatttccaaaatgcgTTACGACTTTTGATAGGGGTGACACCTGGTCCTATTTTCCAAAAACTTGGATTTAATATTCGAATGCAATGGTGTCTTGCAGTAGTATAgaatatttaaacttaaaaagaaaataccttaatttttttaTGCATAAGCCTATTAAATATGTTTCTAGGGCTCTAATTTTGTTTATTCTCTAGAATATAACCTATCTTTAAAGTGGTATAcgagtttttaaaaagtcattcccAAGCTAAGTAATTAGACTGGAAACAAAAGCTATTCTTAGAGCCCATTCCGCAAAGAAAGCTACGCACATGATGCTTTGATTCAAATAATATTCTTATAAAACTTTGTTATTGTTTGAGGCCTACATTTAGAGGGGCAACTTTGTTTTTGATGATTATTCCACCCTGAAACAATTTCCCTTCTGCCCAATTAAACCAGAATTAGGAGCACATTTATATCTGATGAGGCTTAAACTTTTCAACCGCCTGCTTCAGAAGAGAAGACCTTTAGTGGTTATGCTCATTCTGTCTCAGCACAGAGGcctcaaaagaaaacagaatcaatTCCCTTAAGTTTTTCTGGAAGGGGAGGGTTGTTTTTGCTGCTTTGATCGTAGCATGCTGTGCATTTTTTATTGGCTGTTGAATATAAAAAGCCATAGCCTCATCTGGTTTTTCTGCTATATTCTCATATTGCAAATCACATACGCCTTCCAATCTAAAGTTGAATGCCTAggtccaaaatattatttcaaaattgatTTATCATCACAGTTGATAGAAAGATTTCCAGGGTGTAAGAAAACTCTCCAGTGTGCGAGTAGTATGTCACAGACCGCTAAAAAGACATCCATGCATTTTAGACATCAAATTCCAGGATGTAGACATATACTCATGCTATTTTAGATCCCTTTTCCTATCATTGCAAGAGGCTGTTGAAGCTAATGCAGCAGCTGGCTAGGTTATTGCTTCTATAACATAATCCATAATGCAAAAGCAGCTATTTCCCAAACCTTTGAGAGCAACTCAAGTTGTTTACACGTCTCTGTAAGGTAATTTTCCTATAACTTTGTGCCAATTGGTGTCAAACTATGTGGGAAAAATCTTCATTAAATCGAGACAACTGCACTtagttaaactctctctcttacAGAGAATTGTAGGAAAATTACAGTTAGCTGATTGGAGGCCATCATCATGGAGAAAATACAGGGTTTTAGAAAATGAATGCAAACTACAAAAATGGAGTTGTATAATTAAACATCAAATAGTCCAGGTAATAAAAGTCATAGATTAATTGTCTCTCAGTTCTAGTCAGATCCTTTAAATATTGTCTCACGACTTGAGCATTGGTTCTTTCATCAGAAGAGTGCCTATCCTTAAAGTTTGGAAATTTCAGCTCTTTTGGAGCACCCACGAGCTGTAAAAAGTAATTGGCATCTTCTTCCAAAGTTTCGAATTTCCCTACAAAATCATAGTTGATCAAACACGGATAGCAGAGTTTGCTGACCTTCTCCCAGTGAATGTCCATTCCTACGGGACGGCGGGAATCCAGCAAATAGTGCACGAACTCTTTGAATTTGACTCCAGATCCATTATTTAATGCTTCTTCACAGGCATTTGGTCGATATTTCTTTATAATCGCTTTCCCAAATACCGGATGGTAATAGCTATTGGGGTGTTCAAACTTGTCCCTAAATGCTGACACTAACCTTTCCATGGGATCACGAACAAAAACAGCTTTGGTGTAGGTGTTCAGACGAGTGTATATCCCTTTTAAGTCGAAGCTATCTAGTTTTTTCAAATGCTTCCCGTAGTGAACAGCATCATGGGAGATGTTGTATGCAGACGAAGCCAACCCACTTAGTACCATCAGAATTCTCTTCCAGTTGGAGCAGCCGGCCTTGGGCACCTCACAATATAAGATCTTGTGTTTATCTTCCACATAGATCCTGGATACCATATGAAAAAGATGTGACTGAGGACGACTCACCCCACCATATTTCTTGCAAAACTCCTGAAGGAAAGATCTGCGTGTCTCCTGGGCCACATCTGTTTCCTTCCATTTGTTGTCTTTGACTAAACTTTTGTTTAAAGGGTGGTTGTTCAATGGCCACTTCATTTCGTTGAACTTCTTAAAAACAGTCCTACTTCCTTCATGTTTTTCACTCAGTTTAATTGTTGGTGGCCCTGTGGTCTTACCGAAAGCTCCATCCTCTCCTTGTGGGTGGCTGGTCTTCCTTAAGAGCCTAGTTGGCCTCTCAGAGTTGAGcagaagattttccttttttcccttgggAGCCTCAGTTATATGGAACTTAGGGTTCTGTTaaatggagaaggagaaaagttAAAAGCATATTCACAAACCTGGTTATACAAGAATCATATTTGTTTAAGAATACTATTGAGGAGAGCACATTTCTTGTAAGCTGCCAAAACAATTGAGTAAAGCATGCTGACTATACATTTTGTAGTTAAGtttcttcagagaaaatataACAATGAAGAATGGTGTCTATGCTTCCTTCTAAACCGAAGtttcacattttatattatatatatttgggttACTTACATGTTATCATTCATTTAATGTTAATGTGCTGCAttacattaatagattttttttttacattaatagattttttcaTGCTATATTATGAGTATTATTGGGATAAAACTACTAGTATTGTTTTGAATCTATGATCATAGTGAATCAGTTATTGTTTTTGTACTATCTTTGTTATCTATGGTTATCAATTATGTAACcttccaaaacacacacacggTAACCACAAGATGGAAAGGAGAGTATCCTGAATTTCCATCTTAGCTTTGCCTGTAAACACAATAGAACGTACTCCATCATCCTGTAGGTCTATGACTCTTGAGCTATTCAGGAACATATTATCTTCAGCACTGATTCAGCACTAGTGCACTGAATGTAAGTACAAAATGCAGCTGTATTTGGAttgaactttttttgttgttgcttttgggGTATACTATAAAGCACAGAAGAGTTCAAAGTCATAAATTACGACTTAAAATTGTAGCAAAGCTAACTATAAAATCCTCAAGACCATTTCAGTATTCCAAGCACTTGCAAAAAGAGATAGCTTTTTCCCTtggaagtgttttattttataaaatttatttatcataATAACTTAATAACTATAATCATGCAATTTCATTCATGTACAAAAACTTTCCTCCTTCCCAAGGGAAGAATTAGGGAATCCAGAAAAGTTTATTTGATACCCTGCTGTATAAAATTGTATGAAAAGCAGAACAAGAATTTAGTTCTCTTGTCAGTGGGATGAATCAGCCTACCTACCATCTACAGTTCATCTGACTACATCCTTCCTACGGTTCTGGCAATGAATGACTACATAAGGGAAGACATGGAAGATGGGATTTACAAGGTGCTATCGTCTCTTAGGGATAAAAATTTTAAGGACTTTTGCTTTTACTCTGGGCAAACTAAGGAGATTTTGAAGGGCTCTGAGCAGAGAAGTAACGTAATCTCACTTAGACTTGAAAAGGATGGTTGAGGAGAAGACTGGCCTGGACACATACATATAGAATTGTCAGCATGTTGTTGGAAaactaatgaataaatgatgTGCTGTGGGAGTAATGCATGGGGCCACCAGCTCAGTGGTGAAGGGAGTGGTGGGGAAAGTTTCTTAGAGGTTATCTATCTCTCTAATTAtttatcatccatccatccatccatccatccatccaaccatccaaccttccacccatccatccagttAACCACTGTATCCCCTGTGTCTAGaatggtgaatgaataaatggaattaGGTCTTCTAGGTTGATTAGGAATGTTCTAGAAAATTGAACAAAAGAGCAGAGAAGTAAAGTCCTGTGGATGGGACCCACTTCCAGGTATCATTGTCCTTCTACTAGCTGAGATTTaagtggggtgggatgggggtagGGACTGCTTCTTTCTGGTGCAAGAAGATTGTGTGAATAACCCCTCATCATCATATACCAACTTGGTAGCCACATAAAACAGCTGCTCAACTCTTCCTTACAATTGAGTCAAATGTTTGGAGTCCTAACTCTAAAATCGTTTGTATTCTGTTTTTTCAGAGACCGCCAAAATGATGTCAAAACCCTGAATCCATCTTTACTCTTCTTATCAAAGACCTGAAGCCCATAAAATTTTCACAGATGATGTGCAATTTGACTTGAGCTTTGGAAGATCATGGAGTTATTAGTTGACTGCATGGTAAGTACTTAGCATAAGCCTGATATAAAACTGTCAATGTATTTCTGCTGCTACTTCTTCTACTACTACATCTATAAATaataattgctattattattattttatagtagtagtaataatgtTTTATCCCAGTGACCTAGTAAATTTCAAGATTTCCCAGCTGTCCATTATTATCCAGACTATAATTCGTGTGTCTCTACATGTACCCTAATTagttctctccctgccccactgacaagaacaaaaatgaaatcagCCTTCCACTGTGCCCTCTGGACTTTCTGCTTGTGGTCATCAAATTCCCCTTTAATCTCCAGAGACTTCTGGAATGTTTGTTTCCCATGACTTTCTCTACATGAAACCTGGCTGGCCCCCAAGACTCTGCTTCCCTTGTATTTTCTCAAGTAGACACAACTTTATTTCCTTGAACCACTTGTCCCTCAGGccagaagggaagggaatgatTTCCTTGGACTTTACTGATGCTTCCAGAACATGTCCACCAGCAAAAGCTTCTGCTTCTGTGAAGTGCGTGTGTCCTGCTGAACTTCCCTTCCACCTCCTTACACCATCAGCTGCCTTTGCCCTGATCTTTCTGTTTCAGGCATTGAAGGGAGGTCCTAGCTTAGACTTTACTTCTCATCCCCATTCTTGTCACTGTGTGTGATGACTCTGACACCCAATAAACTCTTGGCCCCTTGAAGacctcgcttttttttttttttttaagattttatttatttgtgtgagagagaaagagtgcaagcaAGTGAGcttgggcagggggaggggcgggggggggggcagagggagaagcaggctccccgctgaacagggaacccaatgcggggctcaatcccaggaccctgggaccatgacctgagctgaaggcagatgcttaaccgactgagccacccaggcgtcccaaccaCTTCACTTTTAACTGAAGTGTTCTTCATTGCACGTGGACCTTGCCACCACCAGAGCCTGTGCCACTTCCATCATCTCTCTGAACACCATCCCCTAACCTTCCAGTTCATCACTACTTCCAGTTTTGCAGTTCTCTACTTCTCACTATGTTATTCAAGCGCTTAGGAGCCAGCACACCTggttcttctcttcactctcagAAAATCACCTCTGTGGGGAGACATTCCCTGTCCACCTTCTCTAAATTATGTTCTCCTCTGAGATTCTCTCCCATATAATGTTCCCCAATAAGAACCCTGGTTATTTTCCTCATTGCATTTATTGCAACGtgaaatgatttcatttacttacttCTATGTTGTCTCCTCCTTTTCCTACCTCTATTGCCCTAGAATATGACTGTAGAGGTCTtatcttttttgttctcttttggaTCTCTGGTACCTAGCGTGTTGCCCGACACATTGAAAATGATCAATAAATAATTGTTCAATGAGTAAATGTGATTCTCTAAAATCAGAGGTGGATTCTTTATCTCACAAGTTTCAAGgtgaaatgtgattttttaaaaccagaGGTGGATTCTTTATTTCATAAGATACAgcaaaaaaaatgtatctgtataTCTATTAACAGGATTTATTTACACAATCATATTACACTTCCACCAGCCTTTATACCgtatttagttaaaaaataaatttacaaaaaagtcTACCAGGGTATTCTTGCCAATGCCAGCTTCTGGTCTTTGTAAACTTCTCCCAAACATCAATAGTGGTTTTACCTTGATTATATCATGATTATgatttcttctactttttaaatcaattaattaatggattaattttccccttctttttaaatcaaagagACTAGTGTCAgttttttttgttattctaaaTAGGAAAACAGTGCGGCACAATGACTCCCTGCACATAATCAGGACGTCCTTCTCATGTACACAAAGTGAGAGTTGTGCTTGTGCAGTCACTTGAAAATACAAATCATTTTCACCAGAGATATTTTAGATTGTCTTGAAATACCAAGAAGGAGAAATTCACcttctttttgatgactactacacatttaaaaatcaggcaGTGCCTCAGACAATATGACAttcagaaattttacattttcatctaTGTTGGAGAGCAATGACGGTGGACAAAGATTTTCATGAAAATAGAAGTTTCCTTTGCTTTATTTATTGTGgtaaatgtgattttgatttagtGATGGGCTTCCACACAATTGTTTTATAACCTTGTCGAAGAAACAGTATTAATCAAAAGGTCAAGGTTAACTTGGATAAATACTTTGCCAATTCTTGACAAGGTGCTGAAAATCTGTATTCAAACAAGTCTTTGGCAGAAGAGAGcacaaataaaatatgtacacacaGCCCCGCTCATGAAGTAGGCATGGAGGGCTTGGAGTCCTACCTGCCTGGCAAATCAGATCGGTTCAAAGTCACTCCTTACTGCCTGGGAATGTCTGGAGGCTCTCCAGCATCCTCCAGCCTCACTGTGGACACACGGAAGCCGAatctctgggggtggggctcCCGACTAACTTAAACAAGCTCTCTGGGCACTCTGCAGGCAGTAATGGCATTTGAGGGACTGACCACTCAACAGAGTAttgcaaatgaaagtgaaaaagtaATAGTTCATCTCATACCATCCAGGAGAGAAAGACATCCAATATGGTGGGTGGAATATTTTAGTTAAGTAGGGACAAACAGTCCTCTATGGGTAGGGATGTCACATCAGGCCTCACACAGACCAAATGGAAGTCCCCGTTCCCCCTAAGCTGCTTGCTAATGACAAGTTTGGCTAGGGAGAAACTGCAGAAGGGCATTTCATTGGTCATAAATGAGACTTCAATCTCCTGTTAGTTTATTGAGTATTAGTTTCCTCACCTCTAAATCAAGGGATGGGCTAAGGTTAATTCTAAGTATTGACACCCCAGGAGGCTTCTTGTTGGAGGACGTTAGACCTCCTAGTTTCCCTTATCTCACCATCACCATTTTTAGAAAAACCATTACTGGGGAGTGGTagcctccctctccacccccatccccactccatttCCTTCAATCACAGCAAAGGCTTTCCATGACTGAGGGGTTTGGATTACTAAAACTGAGattaatggtattttattttattattattttttactaagttttaaaattttaattccagtacagttaaacatacagtgtcatattaatttcaggtgtacaattcaCCTGAACAGTAGTAATcgaacaattctatacattactcagtgttcatagGATAAATATACACTTAATCCCTGTCAtgtatttcatccatcccccatccATCTCCTTTCTGGGAACCTTCAGTgtattttctatagttaagagtccattttttggtttgtctctatGTCCCcccctttattcatttgttttgtttgattgaaattcacaaatgaatgaaatcatagggtatttgtctttctctcaccgacttatctcacttagcattatgcctCCTAGATCTATcgatgttgttgcaaatggcaatatttcattcttttttatggctgagtaatattccattttgtgtgtgtgtgtgtgtgtgtgtgtgtgtgtgtgtgtgtgtgtatgtgtacacacaccacatcttctttgtctattcatcagtcaatggacacttgggccaTTTCCATAATTTGCTTATGAGatgatgttattttaaattcGAAGCTTGTACTAGTGAATtttcaccaccatcatcaccatgctgttaacaataaaaacagtaataaaaagaatAGACTCTTACATCCCCATTTTCCTTCAGGACACCTTGTTCTACTTGTCCCCAAGGCAAATGTCTATAAAGCCAAATGTATGTTGTTCCTTCTCAAAGTGGCTCCTCCTGcgcttttttctatttctgaaatggTTCTACTACATTCTTGCCACCCACTCACAAAATCTGAGAGATGCTTTAACAATCAGAAAGTAAATTGGTTAATTTACATCTCATAATgcctcttaaaattctttttcatttattatcaCTTAATTGGATGTTCTTTAGTATCCTAATTGGTCTCCCTGAAAATTATTGCCAAATAAGTCTTCCTAAAACATCTTACTTTTCATCCCTTAAAATCTGGAACGGGCTCAACTATATATAAACCCGAGTCCTGATTCTTTAGCTGGCATCGGCAGTCTGTCGCCACTGGGCTGGTCACTTTGTGCTCTGTTCCTGTCTTGACGTATACAATCTTTTCCTTGCTTCCTCTGGGCTCTCACCACCCTCCACTCACGTTCTCCCTCTTGCGTGGGACTTTCCAAATCTCCTAGGCTGATAGAAAATCCTGCTCTCCCCCATGAAAACCACCCATGACTCCAGCAAGGGATTCTACTCTCTTTAAAACATTAGCATTTCGTCTGCACCACCTGtgaaaaaagtgattttattccAGCTCACATTGTTATTTGATTTTCTCATTGGGAAAACTCTTTTAGCCACAGCTAAATTGTACACCAAGGCAGAAAGCTATAGTTTTCCATAAATAACTTTGAAGAATGGATCTGCCCGACAAGTCAGGTGGAAGATAGGTCACTACTGGTGAAAAAAA encodes the following:
- the CHST9 gene encoding carbohydrate sulfotransferase 9 encodes the protein MTCMTREKIQEHITDQNPKFHITEAPKGKKENLLLNSERPTRLLRKTSHPQGEDGAFGKTTGPPTIKLSEKHEGSRTVFKKFNEMKWPLNNHPLNKSLVKDNKWKETDVAQETRRSFLQEFCKKYGGVSRPQSHLFHMVSRIYVEDKHKILYCEVPKAGCSNWKRILMVLSGLASSAYNISHDAVHYGKHLKKLDSFDLKGIYTRLNTYTKAVFVRDPMERLVSAFRDKFEHPNSYYHPVFGKAIIKKYRPNACEEALNNGSGVKFKEFVHYLLDSRRPVGMDIHWEKVSKLCYPCLINYDFVGKFETLEEDANYFLQLVGAPKELKFPNFKDRHSSDERTNAQVVRQYLKDLTRTERQLIYDFYYLDYLMFNYTTPFL